A genomic stretch from Phycisphaerae bacterium includes:
- a CDS encoding insulinase family protein, which yields MTKKPGANGFVEHTLANGLKIVIEPMPHASSAAGGFLVRTGARDEDSHLAGVSHFLEHMCFKGTAHRDWKQITNEFDDMGSTYNAYTSKERTVYFGWVRTDDFERQVELLADMMQSVVPPEEFEMEKKVILEEIAMSEDSIERKVYDLMHEAVYPGHPLSWPVLGTTASVSGLTRDQLHGYFLDRYHPANMVLMVAGAVEPNSVIEMADRLCGQWPVRAPRPARHRPKAELSGVRKVVAERFQRQAIGLLYPGPSALHEDRDNGDVLASILGGQNSRFFWNIIQAGVAAHVAAGRLDYCDDGMMIAFGFSEPDRCQQLLDAMRRELDKVMKEGVTEDEVQRVKNRSRTGLATEAEAPYYRLMQMIQDIDDFGRPRSVDERLAAIDAVTPESIRGYLQRWPLAGDCMLISLGPRDWPT from the coding sequence ATGACAAAGAAGCCCGGCGCAAATGGATTTGTCGAACACACGCTCGCCAACGGCCTCAAAATCGTGATCGAACCGATGCCGCATGCCTCCAGCGCGGCCGGCGGATTTCTCGTGCGCACCGGCGCGCGCGACGAGGATTCACACCTGGCCGGGGTTTCGCACTTTCTGGAGCACATGTGTTTCAAGGGCACCGCTCACCGCGATTGGAAGCAGATTACCAACGAATTCGACGACATGGGCAGCACTTACAATGCCTATACATCCAAGGAGCGGACAGTCTATTTCGGCTGGGTACGCACGGATGATTTCGAGCGGCAGGTTGAACTGCTGGCCGACATGATGCAGTCGGTTGTTCCGCCGGAAGAATTCGAGATGGAGAAGAAGGTGATCCTCGAAGAGATCGCCATGTCGGAGGACTCCATCGAACGCAAGGTCTACGACCTCATGCACGAAGCTGTTTACCCCGGGCATCCGCTCTCGTGGCCGGTGCTCGGCACAACTGCATCGGTCAGCGGTCTGACGCGCGATCAGTTGCACGGTTATTTTCTTGACCGCTATCATCCCGCCAACATGGTGCTGATGGTGGCCGGCGCGGTAGAGCCGAATAGCGTGATAGAAATGGCGGACCGGCTCTGCGGCCAGTGGCCAGTCCGCGCGCCGCGACCAGCACGTCATCGACCGAAAGCGGAGCTGTCGGGCGTTCGCAAGGTCGTCGCCGAGCGCTTTCAACGGCAGGCGATCGGTCTGCTGTATCCGGGACCGTCGGCCTTGCACGAAGACCGTGATAACGGCGATGTGCTTGCCTCGATCCTCGGCGGACAGAATTCCCGCTTTTTCTGGAACATCATACAGGCCGGTGTCGCGGCGCATGTCGCGGCCGGCCGGCTCGACTACTGCGATGACGGCATGATGATCGCTTTCGGTTTCAGCGAGCCGGACCGCTGCCAGCAGCTCCTCGATGCGATGCGCCGCGAGCTGGACAAAGTCATGAAGGAGGGCGTGACCGAAGACGAGGTGCAGCGTGTCAAGAACCGTTCGCGCACCGGCCTCGCGACGGAGGCCGAAGCGCCTTACTACCGCCTCATGCAGATGATTCAGGATATCGACGATTTCGGCAGGCCGCGCAGCGTTGACGAGCGGCTCGCAGCCATCGATGCCGTCACTCCCGAATCAATTCGCGGCTATCTCCAGCGCTGGCCGCTCGCCGGGGATTGTATGCTTATCAGTTTGGGGCCGCGAGATTGGCCGACGTAA